CGGTCCAATGGGACTGATCACCCGGGTGGCGCTTGCTGCTCCGCTGGCTGACCACAATGAGCAGGAGTCCCTGGTGACGGGCTCAGGGTTGGACTGGACCATCCTGCGGCCAACCGGCCTCACCAACAGGGAACCCGCCGGTACCTGGCGGGCGCTCGAGGTGGGGAACCCGGAAAAGCTGCGGGGGTCTGTGCCTCGAAAGGACCTGGCGGCCTGCATGCTCAAAATTCTCGAAGACGATTCCGCAGTAGGGAAGGCGTTCGGGGTGAGCGGCTAGGGGCGCGCCCGTCCACCAGTGCCGGCGCCTGTCCCCCGGCCTGCCGGTCTCTCGCGTAGTTAGGCTCTCGTCACACCAGGTGGGAAATTGTAACGAGCACGATCAAAGTTCAGTCCTCTTGGTTGAGCGGGTGCTCCTCGGTCTGACCTGTGCGCGCCCGTTCGTAGGAGTCGAGCAGGCGGCGGGCGTTGGCGGGCGAGCGGAAGAGATACGCGGTTTCCTGCCAAGCGGCATACTCGTCGGCTGGCATCAGGACAGCACTACCCTTTGGGGAAACAATCTCAACAGCTTCACGATCGTCATTGATGCGCTCGATGAGCTGGAACAGCGTCTTTCGCGCCTCACACTCTCAGGGGATTTGCTGTCCACATGCCGAAGGAAACACCTGTTGGATCGCAGTAGATACCGAACCAGCGATCGTCGCCACCCAGCTCCACACGCGAACGCTTCACGGATCCCCCATAGGTAACGACTCGATCAAGCGCAGACTCGAGGTCGTCGACCGCTACGTACAGGCGCGGACCCGCAGCCGGAGAAGTCGCAGGCGTTGAGGCTCGCTGGAGGCCTCCGATCTCAGATCCGTCAGCGTGGATCACCCAGTAGTCTGCGCCGAGCTCCGTCCCAGCGAAGGCAGGCTCGAACGACCATCCCGACAGTTCCGAGTGGAACCGCATGAACTCCTCAGGATCGGACGTTTCGATTTCCCACCACACGATTCTGCTCATACGCCGATGGTATGCATCCGGGCACGAATCACTCGGCGTATCCGCTCCGTGCCGACCTGGAACAAAGTTCCGTCCGTTTCGTCTCGATTCGCTCGCTCGACGTCGAAGGGCTAGACGTTGAACTGGAACTCCACTACGTTGCCTAGCCGAATGCCCTCTGGAAGCTGCCACTCCAGTGCAAGTTCGACGCGAAACTAGGCATCGATGGGTCACAGGTGAAGATCGAACCCACCGGCCCAGGGTCGTTTCGCGTGACTATCCCTGAATTCATCGGCATCGGCTTTGACGATCCCGTGTTCGAGGACGCCCTCGAGAGCAACAACGCGCTTAGCTGGCTGGCACCGCCAGCCGTTCAAACTCGCATGATCAACAACATTCTCAGTGACGAGAACAAGCAGAAGTACATCAGCGAAAATGAAGCAGAATTGAAAGACCAGGCCAAGTCCTTCTACTCCGGAATCATCACAAGCATCGACCCCGAGATCACCGTCGCCTTTGAGTTCGCAGGGTAGATGCCCGCAGCACCGCGTCCTTGTTTAAACTAGGTTTTTCGGGTGCCAGGCTTGCCCCCGATATAGAAATGCCGCCCTCTAACGTTTTCACGGAGGGCGGCATTTCTATTGATTCAGGTGAAGAATCTAGACGTTGAAACGGAATTCCACCACGTTCCGTAGCCGATCAACCTCTTACATTCGCAGTCAGATTACCTTCGAGGTAGGGGAAGCCGAGCGCTACGTCCCGGTTGATCTGAGGAATGTCTCCGGCGGCGGCAGCATGGGCCGCTGACGGAACCCGCTCCCGCGCCGGAGGTCCTGCCGCCGCCGCGCGGCACCGGACCCTGCCAGCGGCGCCGCCGTCCTTTGCCACCTGGGCGCTTCTTGGTATCAGCGACTGGTTTGGAGTGCCTCAGTGTAGAGTTTCGGGTCGTTCCTGGTTTCAGCTGAGATGACAAGATGACTGGCGTTGAGACGCTGCGCAAAGTACCCCAAATAGGGCAGTACGATGATCGTCGTGAGCCCGTCTTGCCATGCCTTAACCAGCGCCGGAAGGCTATCTTGTTCGGACCGGGAAGGAAAGTTCGGCGTTGTCTGTTTATCCCACGTATTGAAGGCCACCAGATCTACCCCATCCTCGCCGTATTCGACGGGCCAGAATGGTGGCACAATCGGGTGGAGTTCCTGTCCAGGGCTCGAGAGTTTTTGCATCTCTTCCTGTGAGATCGGTTCGTTTTGAACTGTGCTTATGTTGAACCAGTCCCAGCTGCGGTCCCATTGCTGCTTCCAGCGTTCATCCCATACCTCACGGCTTGCTGACGCCGGGAT
This Arthrobacter sp. zg-Y20 DNA region includes the following protein-coding sequences:
- a CDS encoding VOC family protein, yielding MSRIVWWEIETSDPEEFMRFHSELSGWSFEPAFAGTELGADYWVIHADGSEIGGLQRASTPATSPAAGPRLYVAVDDLESALDRVVTYGGSVKRSRVELGGDDRWFGIYCDPTGVSFGMWTANPLRV